One Sander vitreus isolate 19-12246 chromosome 23, sanVit1, whole genome shotgun sequence DNA window includes the following coding sequences:
- the LOC144537737 gene encoding tetraspanin-8-like, translating into MAVNKCIKYLLFFFNLLFWLSGCLILGVSIYLKVSKGGNKITSDTLPGVDLLIAIGVIIMVLGFLGCCGAIRENRCLLLLFFISLLIIFILLVAAGILGAVGEKKVNDLVNESLAKLTPLSSQPANVQADLEELQQELQCCGLTKGPSDWAAVPASCRCNATITDCKSSPVYTTPCSTKIISLIQSNLTVVLGIAFGIAILLIFGMVFSMILYCQIGRKDAAASTA; encoded by the exons cTTAGTGGATGCCTCATCCTGGGCGTCTCCATCTACCTGAAAGTCAGCAAGGGTGGAAATAAG ATCACCAGTGACACTCTCCCTGGCGTGGACCTGCTGATCGCCATCGGCGTGATCATCATGGTGCTGGGCTTCCTGGGCTGCTGCGGAGCCATCCGGGAGAACCGCTgcttgctgctgctg TTCTTCATCAGCCTTCTCATCATCTTCATTCTCCTGGTGGCTGCGGGCATCCTGGGAGCCGTGGGGGAGAAGAAG GTGAATGACTTGGTGAATGAGAGTCTGGCAAAACTCACCCCGCTGTCATCACAACCGGCTAATGTGCAGGCAGACCTGGAGGAACTGCAGCAGGAG TTGCAGTGTTGTGGTCTGACGAAGGGACCGTCCGACTGGGCTGCAGTTCCTGCCTCGTGCCGCTGCAACGCCACCATAACGGACTGCAAGTCCTCCCCCGTCTACACCACG CCCTGCTCCACCAAAATCATCAGTTTGATACAGAGCAACTTGACCGTGGTGCTGGGCATCGCCTTTGGAATCGCCATCCTGCtg ATTTTCGGCATGGTCTTCTCCATGATTCTCTACTGTCAGATTGGCAGAAAGGACGCCGCCGCTTCCACTGCCTGA